The Clostridiaceae bacterium HFYG-1003 genome includes a window with the following:
- a CDS encoding FAD binding domain-containing protein, whose product MDLLKAASLEQALDFLEAHPGARILAGGTDLVIELRKKKAHPAALLDISSVEELKTVTEENGRWRLGAALTYGELLEAALPEGLSGLKQAARQVGSPQIRNTATVGGNVCNSSPAADIVPPFLALDARLRLASRQSGQTVERVVPLSGFFTGKGHNCLLPGELLREIEFGPVAPGAELVFEKLGLREALAISRICLAVYAEPAGDGLGKVRIASGSLGETGQREPETEDVLTNQLLDDEHIARAQTVLSEACARRLAGRSTLPFKREAVMGLLGHALRTLNLRRDNQ is encoded by the coding sequence ATGGATTTACTCAAAGCCGCTTCGCTGGAACAGGCCCTGGATTTTCTGGAAGCTCACCCCGGTGCCAGAATTCTGGCCGGCGGCACCGATCTGGTCATTGAACTGCGCAAAAAAAAGGCACACCCCGCGGCGCTGCTGGACATCTCTTCGGTAGAGGAACTGAAAACGGTGACCGAAGAGAACGGCCGCTGGCGTCTGGGCGCGGCCCTGACCTACGGCGAGCTGCTGGAAGCCGCGCTGCCCGAGGGGCTGTCCGGTCTGAAGCAGGCCGCCCGACAGGTGGGATCACCCCAGATCCGCAATACGGCCACCGTCGGCGGCAATGTCTGCAACTCCTCGCCGGCGGCGGATATCGTACCGCCTTTCCTGGCCCTGGATGCCCGGCTGCGGCTGGCATCGCGCCAAAGCGGCCAGACCGTGGAACGGGTGGTTCCGCTGTCCGGGTTCTTTACCGGCAAAGGGCACAACTGCCTGCTTCCCGGGGAACTGCTGCGGGAAATTGAATTCGGACCGGTGGCGCCAGGCGCGGAGCTGGTCTTTGAAAAACTGGGCCTGCGCGAAGCGCTGGCCATTTCCCGGATCTGCCTGGCCGTTTACGCCGAGCCGGCTGGCGACGGTCTGGGCAAGGTCCGGATCGCTTCGGGCTCTCTGGGCGAAACCGGCCAGCGCGAGCCGGAAACCGAGGATGTTCTGACGAACCAGCTCCTGGACGACGAACACATCGCCCGGGCTCAGACCGTTCTGAGCGAAGCCTGCGCCCGCCGGCTGGCGGGACGCTCGACCCTGCCGTTCAAGCGGGAGGCTGTCATGGGCCTGCTGGGCCACGCGCTGCGCACACTCAACTTGAGGAGGGACAACCAATGA
- a CDS encoding (2Fe-2S)-binding protein, whose amino-acid sequence MNLTVNGKPVTTDGPGEMRLLDFIREELHLTGTKEGCGEGECGACTVLLDGKPVDSCLVLLFQCENREILTIEGLSDGDTLHPVQQAFIEVGAVQCGYCIPGMVLSSKAILDRNPDPDAAAIKEGLSGNLCRCTGYLKMEQAVRLAARRLRGDEDEA is encoded by the coding sequence ATGAATCTGACTGTCAATGGCAAACCGGTGACCACGGATGGACCGGGAGAAATGCGCCTGCTGGATTTTATCCGGGAGGAACTGCACCTGACCGGAACCAAGGAAGGCTGCGGCGAAGGGGAATGCGGCGCCTGCACCGTCCTTCTGGACGGTAAGCCGGTGGATTCGTGTCTAGTTCTGCTCTTCCAGTGTGAAAACCGGGAGATCCTGACCATTGAAGGCCTGTCGGACGGAGATACGCTCCATCCGGTGCAGCAGGCCTTCATCGAGGTCGGCGCCGTCCAGTGCGGCTACTGCATCCCGGGCATGGTGCTCTCATCCAAAGCCATCCTGGATCGGAATCCCGACCCGGATGCCGCTGCCATCAAAGAAGGGCTCTCCGGCAACTTGTGCCGCTGCACCGGCTACCTGAAGATGGAACAGGCCGTCCGGCTGGCTGCCCGCCGTCTGCGAGGTGACGAAGATGAAGCATAA